The Apium graveolens cultivar Ventura chromosome 11, ASM990537v1, whole genome shotgun sequence genome has a window encoding:
- the LOC141695941 gene encoding uncharacterized protein LOC141695941 translates to MKNSENIGEFVTRLKAVINEMKRNGESLDDVWVMEKLIRSLTRKFYYVVTSIEELKDFSTILIDELVGSLQAHEQRMNQYDDTSHLEKALQSKVSIGDSSGSSSSVRGRGGFRGGYRGGRGRGSYEYRAPKVEERSHFAATKEDKDVGTAMFLTYKGNEEKKKNVWYLDSGGPHMTSHKDLFTEINETINGEVTFGDSSKISVKGKGLKLLSKTKMVDGLPEINEPENLCEACVKGKKSWVYIIKEKLEALDKFKEFKALAEK, encoded by the exons atgaagaattcagaaaatattggtgaatttgttacgCGTTTGAAAGCCGTGATAAATGAGATGAAAAGAAATGGCGAAAGTCTCGATGATGTTTGGGTCATGGAAAAACTCATCCGTTCGTTGACCAGAAAATTTTATTACGTGGTTACTTCTATTGaggagttaaaagatttttcaacaattttaattgatgagctGGTTGGTTCACTTCAAGCGCATGAGCAGCGaatgaaccagtatgatgatACAAGCCACTTGGAAAAGGCGTTGCAAAGTAAGGTGTCCATTGGTGATAGTTCTGGGAGTAGCAGTTCTGTACGTGGTAGAGGTGGCTTTAGAGGTGGCTATAGAGGTGGACGAGGACGTGGAAG TTATGAGTATAGAGCACCAAaggtggaagaaagaagtcattttGCTGCAACAAAAGAAGATAAAGACGTTGGCACTGCTATGTTCCTCACTTATAAAGGAAACGAGGAAAAAAagaagaatgtttggtatcttgactcagGGGGGCCTCACATGACTAGTCATAAAGATTTATTTACGGAGATAAACGAGACCATCAACGGAGAAGTTACTTTTGGTGACTCGTCAAAAATTTCGGTCAAAGGAAAAG GTTTGAAATTATTGTCAAAGACAAAGATGGTGGACGGCTTGCCAGAAATCAATGAACCAGAAAATTTGTGTGAAGCGTGTGTCAAGGGGAA GAAAAGTTGGGTGTATATCATCAAAGAAAAATTGgaggctcttgataaattcaaggagttcaaagcacTGGCAGAAAAATAA